The Camelus bactrianus isolate YW-2024 breed Bactrian camel chromosome 31, ASM4877302v1, whole genome shotgun sequence genomic sequence AAAGCAGGGCCCTCCAATATAAGCGACTTCAACATCCCACTCCCTACCTGCAAACTCACCTTCCCTCCTGCTGCATCTCGGAGAAGGTGCCCTCCTCTCTGGCAGGAATGGACTTTCCTTCTGTGAGCTGGAGCTCGTGCTGCCCACCATCTGGGGACCCTCCtaccacacacacagcccccctCTCTCTGTCAGATCTGCCAGCCCATGAACTTTCTGACACTCTGCCCATCCTAAAACAACGCACGCtcccctccagctgctgcccATCTGGGCTCCTTTCCTTCAAGGAAACTTGCTATCACCACGTTCTCACTACTCATGGCTCCTCGATCCACTGCCACCTGCCCTCTGCCTTGGAGAAGCGTGGCCTCGCAAACTCCAGTTTAAAAGCTGATGCTCCTGATCCATGATCATCCAATCTGAGGAAAAGCCAGTGCActgctgggctggggaggagaaAAGGGTGGGTGGGGTGTGGGCCGCACATTGCTCACAGGATGAATGCATATCCgccagggcccagagaggggcagtgcCCTTGCAGGCTGCCCAGCAGCCCgggtggaggcaggtggggcTCCTGGCCTCTATACTGGAGCTATGAGCTGCTTCCATTATCCATCCACAGCCCCCCATCTCCGCACTCACTGGCCCCCCATTTCTACACCGGTCTTCCACGCCTTCTGATGTCTCCTTCCATGCCCACTTCTCTCCCTAGCTGGACTGCAGTCTTCTTGGGACCAGAGGGATCCTCTCTTGAATCCCCTACAGAATTTTGCACAGTGCTACACCCTCCACGGGCGGTCAGGAAATACTGACTGATTTGTAAGTAGCCTATCACTGGAGTGTGGAACCACCGGTGCTTCTAGAATGAATCAGAGCTACAGAGAGGCCCTCCTCCCAAGAAGTGTACACCTTCCGCTGGCTAGCTTGTCGATGCCGAAGCTGAGGGTTCTTTAGCAAAATCCTCTTTTTCAGAGAGAGTGTACAAAGCTACAATGCAGTTCAGACATCAGAAGGTCTCCTCTAGCTAAAGGATGTGGGGGCTCCGTAAGTCAGGAACTCTATTTGGGGAGTGGGAGTGATGGGTTGGAAGCCCCTGAGTGTCTATTGGGTGCTTCAACTCTGTTTATTATAGTCGGCAGTTTATCTGTCAGGATCTGGGTCGTCCACCCAGTAATGGAGAGAAGACgcatttgccaggcactgtgctaagtgctcaaAGCATGGGCTCTAATGTTTAGGACCATCTCATGGGTGaggaagctgaagctcagagaggtgaagtgactcaCCCAGCGGCACACAGACACTCAGTGTCAGAGGCGAGTCTGCATCGTGCTGCTGGGATAGTAGGCTCCCAGCAAGCATGCAATTAACGCCTTGGAGCAGGCCAGCATTGCATTGTGTCCAAAGAGGTATCTGATGATGTGCGCCACGACACAGAGCTGTTTTCAGGGACCTGCAGGGCTTCCATGTCAGGGAGGCAGTGACCCTGGGTCCCAGGGGATCTGAGGTGTGATGGATAATGGTAGCATACGTGACTGCGCTTGCTATGAGCCAGACGCTGCTCGGAGCACGTCGCAGCACCCTGTACCCTTGAGGCGGGGCTGTTATCATCTATGCATCACTCACGGCAAACCCAGGCACGTAGAGAGGAAGTCAGCTGCTCAAGGGCACTCGGCTGGCTAAGTGACATGGCTGGGCCACGTGGTCTGGCTGCAGGATCTGTGCTCTTAGCCACTGTCCCATCTCAACCTCCCTGACAGAGGGAGGTGGGTACAAAAGGAGACTTGGATGTGGATTTTAAGGGGCATAATTACCAGAACAGCCTAAAAGGGGAGCCTGGGGGAAGCCATGAGCCCCTCCTCCCCTGATACACACAAGACCGGAAGTGTGTGTGGCTTGCATATTGCTGGGGGGGGTCGCAGGGCGGGGGTCCATGTACCAGGCAGGAGGCAAAACAAGGTGACCTCAGAGGTCACTCAGCTTCTGGAATCCAAATAGAGGCCAAAGGAGACGGCATCTCTGACCCCGCTCCCCGTCCCAGCGCTGCAGGCTGCACGCGTGGGCAGGGGCGGTGCTGGAAGGGCTCCGGAGCTGCTTACCTTCCTTGCAATCGTGTTTGTTGTCGTGGAGGACGAAGCCACTGCGGCACTGACACTCGTAGCTGCCGAAGGTGTTGATGCAGTCTTGCTGGCAGCTGCCGTTATCCTTGGAGCACTCGTCTTTGTCTGCAGGGGGAGCAAGCAAGGGCAGACGGGTCTGTGCAGGGCTGAGGGCGGCGTCACCCCAGGGCAAGTGGGAGGTCTGGCCGGGCGTCCtcccctggggaggcagggtggggagcagaggccGAGGCGATGATGGGGGTCCCGGGCACAAGCAGAGCCAACTGAGGGGGGCCCAGCTGTGGGGAGAGAAATTCCAAGTGGACGGAGGAAGGGCTGGGGTCCAGAGCTGACTGGCATGGGAACCATTACCTGCTTACTGGACAGAAGGACAAGTGGAAAAACAGACACACGGACAAGCAGACTGCAAGAGAAAGGAGCAGGACGCAGGGGTCCCTCTTTTACTTCACAACAGGAAATGTCACAGACACCATCAAaatgggagggggcggggggcagggagggccccCTGTCCACGTGAGGGGGACGGGGTGAGGAGAGCACCAGTTCTGTCCGGCCAGGGGGAGGCGGCCAGCATGGCAGAgcggaggtgggggtgggcggcAGCAGAGCCCCATCCCATTCTGTCCAAGGTGAGGTTCCTGAGTAACAAAGGGTCCTGAGGCCAGGCAGGCCTCACTGGGGGGTCCGGTTTCTTTTCTGCACTCGGAATTTGAGCTGCTGGGGGCGTCTCCGGGGGGGCTGCAGAGCTGGCCTTTTTTctgaaatgagagagagagaaggagaaaagggaccaaggggtgggggtggagggcggggggggccagggagggagagCAGTGAAAACCAGGCCCGGCTCTGGCTCCGAGGCGGGTCCCCGGGCAGGGCGGGAAGGCAGCGGGACACACATGCAGGATGGCCATGTCCGGCGGTGCAGCCAGGTCACGGAGGGGCAGCAGGTGGGAGGAGGCGCAGCAACAGGAAAGGACGGGGAGGAAGCCTGCAGCGGGGagaaggctgggggtgggaagaggccGCACACTGGGGAGGGAGATGCAGTCTCTGGCAGAGGGGAGCAGTCCGTTGGAACGGGGTGGGGGAACTCATCCAGAGCTCAGCTCCCTCCTGGCGCTGCAGCTACAGAGTGtgttacacacagacacactcactaCACTCACCAACACACCTACAGACACAGTGTCCCTCACCAGGTACTGTCGTCCCTACTTGGCAGCACAGAAGCCGACCCACggttacacacgcacacacttgcGCAGGACACATGTCAGCCCCTCACACACAGACACCACCTGTGAGCCATCTGTGTACCCACGTACACAGACAGGCATGGCTTGCTCACTCCCCAGGTGTGTGCAGAAGCGTGCACAGGGACGGACGCACAGGCCCAGCGGCATGTGCGGGCACTCAGGGCCCCGCGCACAGGTACCAACGGAGACGCGGACGGATGCAGAGGTCGGGGGCTCAGGAGTGCTCACATGTGCAGCTGCTCCCGGTCAGGTGACTCTGCACACGCACTTTCCAGTGAACGCAGAAACAAGTGCACCGACACAGAGGGACACCTGGTCACAGGCGTGGGTACCTCACACACATACTCTCCAGTCTCTCCGTGGTCATTCTGGggactgtgtgcctggcatgGACGCAGGCATTCGGGGAAGGGGAGTGGAAAATGGACACCCAGAATTCCAGAGATGAACCCTGCTGGCCAGGCGGGGACTGTGACAACGGGGGCTCTGTTCCTGGTCTCGCACAGGAGAGGGGCCTGCGGGCTGGAGCACTGGCTCCCAGAGGGCCCTGCTTCTCTGATCCACTCTCAGGTGAGCCAGACCCCTTGGGGCCCATGGAAACCCAAGGTTAAGATGTGGAGTCCTTACATACTTCCTCGGGGCTCCTTTTTAGTTATAGGGCGTCACAGGGGACCCTGTGGAAGCTGCCTTCGCACGAGCCCTGTGAGAAAGTGGGGCTGAGGAGCACCCTGCGAGTCATCTTGGGGGGTTCACCGAGGGACTCACTGGTGACTATGCTAGCAGCTTCAGCGGTCCCCGCTCATGGACTGAACAAAGATTTCCCTGAAATGCTTTGACCCCACGCCTTCCTCATATTTGGGCTCCAAATACcaagtacagtgcctggcacaatgtAGGGGTAAAAGAAATACTTGCccaatgaatgagtgagtgggtGAGTGAGTGGCTGAGTGCAGGAGTGAGAGCAGTAACCCTGAGGAAGTGCCCGGGGCGGGGCTCTggcctggtggggtgggggcagcctctcctgggagccaggggagcaggttgcaggaggggcaggagcagagggTGGACACGGCCCAGACAAGGAGATGGCACTCACCCTCCAGTGCCAAATGCCCCGGAAGGTGGCTGGGGTCACACTGAAGGTCTTCAGGCTCTCTCTTCTTCTTGCCTTAGGGTCTCCTCGCTGGGTGTCCCAAAAGTCCAAATAGCCCCCCTCCTGGGGGGCCAGAGTCAGATGCCCCGGGCCCTGAGGGCTGAGCCTTGACGCCCACAGGTGAGGGTCCTCTGCAGGTTTCTTGTGCGAAGGGgcagtgcatgtgtgtgcatgtgcagatgtgcacgtgtgtgtgtgcgcgtgcgtctgtgtggggctgagggtggggtgggcacaGTGTCAGGGCAGGGCGGTGACCATGGGTGGAGAGCCCTGGGCTCTAGGCCTGACAGACATAGTCATCCCCTCCGCCCCCCAAGACTGGAGCaacagaagggcaggaagagacaAGAGTAAGCAGGTAATGGTTTCCCCAGGGGGCCAAGCCCACCCCTGAGGTGTTACAGCCCCTCAGCCCTCTGGTGAGCACCTCACAGGAGTTCCAGGTGGGCCCAGGGAAGAGGAGAATTCGCATTGCAAGGGGAGGGTCTCAGCCAGCagtggggcaggggctgtggggcACTGTAAGCAGAGCGGGGTGGCTGGCAGTGCCAAGCAGGGAACCAGTGCACAGGGGCAGTGCGTGGCATCCAGTGGGGCAGGCAGGGGTGCAGGGTGGCCACATGGGGGCTTGAGGATGCAGGACCCTGGGCAAAGGAGGGGAGAAGGCCGGCAGCATGGACCCGGCCGTGGGCTTCCGGCCTTCCTGCTGCCCAGGCCTGGCCCGCCGGGCATGCTGGGGATGAGGACCCCTTGGCTGCTCCCCAACAAAGCTGCCTGCTCCAGCCAGCCCACCGGCCTCCTGCTCTCCGCTCTCCCCCACACTCGATTCCTTAGAGCTCCCGCCCTGCACTGCCTGCACCTCGGGGTCCTACTGCCTCCAGAAGACCACCAGCCCCCTcgcagcctggccccagggtgGAGGACTGCGGAATTACTAAAGCAGCGGCGGTGTCTCCAGGGAGCCCTGCAGGTCTAGCCTGGAGAGGCTGGGCAGGGGGCTCTCCCATTTAGGCTGCCCGAAGATGGGGCCATCAAAGGGACTTGACCCCAAGCCTGACGTGGGGCGGCTCTCAATAGATGTATGCTAGTTGCATCTGAAGCCCCTACCGTGGGCCAGGAGGAGCGGGAAGGCTGTGGGATTGAGGGAAGGGAGGCTCCTCAACTTTCCTGAAGGCCCTGGCATAACCCCATTTGGCGTGTGCTGGGTCTGATTAAAGATCCAGCTCCTGCCAGATAGTCCGCCCCACAGTCCAACGCAAACAGCCTCCTCCCCTGCAAGCGTCCCAGGTCCTGGCCTCGCTGAACCCCCTGCTCCTGGGGCCTGCCCTCTCTTGGGCCTTGGCTTGTGGCTCCTGAGACCTGGAGCGCCCTGTCCCTTCCTTTCTGCAGGCCTGTGTCCTGCCCATCCTCAGGTGGGCTCCCACACAGCCCTAAGGGCTCAGAGAGAGTGGGGTTCAGGCGGGGAGGGGCTGGCCTGGTGGTCGAGGGCTGGTGAGGGGAACCGGGGACAGACCCTGCCGCCTGGCACCAGGGGGGCTGGGAAGTGCAGGGGTGCAGCGGCAGGAAGAAGGGGAGGTGGGTCCCGGAGCTGGGGAGTCCGGGTTACCTGAGAAGAAATGGGCCTTGAAGCCCTTTTTGGAGACCGTGTTGTCGGATTTGAACTCCACACGCATGTTGTTGTACTGGGAGGTGATGACCTCGGGCTTCTCGGAGCCGCAGAACTTGCCGTGCAGCTTGGAGTCGGCTGTGAGTCCGCTGCGCACCTCCACGAAGTCATACTTGCACACCTGCAGGGCAGTGCAGCTCcaggcccacctcctccaggaagcctctcctGACCACTGCTACCCGGGGAGGCTCCCTGTTCTGTGGGTCCTTTCGCCTTTACTTACCTGCTTTGCCACACCTAACAATTCAGAAGGGTGCCACCCCTGCCCCATTGGGTCCTCTTGTGCTgcccccagcccttcctccctccacagGCTTCTAGACTCCCCGTCCTTCATTCCCATCTGCCACGTGCTCCCCGGTCTTCAAGGCCCTCCTCTGAGCCTCCCTGGCTTCCCTGAACccccctccgccacctccccacTCCTGGAGTATTTCAGAGGGCAGGAAGCAGGCACCGAGCAGAGCGCCCACACCTCAGACCTCCCTGCATCTCCTCAGCCCCAGGCGGGTGGGCACTTACATCGTTGCCCTCGGTCTCGAAGAAGTCAAACTGCAGGGAGATGCGGTACTGGGTGGGGGCCACCAGCTGCCAGATGCAGTTTTTGTTCGGAGGGTACTCCTTGGGCCAGCCCGGGCTGGTGATGGAGCCGTTGAGCTTGGTGAGGAAGCCGCCACAGGCCGCTGGAGGGACAAGGGAGGCGGCGTCACCCACCACAAGTCCCCCACCACGAATCTGGAGAAGGGCACGGGACGTGGGCTGTGGTGCGTCAAAGAGGAGGCATGGGTCTGTGGGTTCCCCCAGCCCGGGGGCTTGTGGCTGATCTCTCTGGGGTAGAAGGTagaaggggaggaggcagggtggtAGGGGGTGTCATCAGAGTACGAGGAGCTGAGGAGTTGCGTGGCCACTTCTATCTTCTGTGCGAGAGAAAAGGCCAGGCATCTGCTTagagggaagaaggggagagaggggctCCAGAAAGGCAGTGCCAGATGGCAGGGAGGaccaggaggagggtggggaggcagagaggactgcgagaggggcagggaggagcaggaggagggtggggaggactgagggggaggcagaggggactgGGAATGGGGCAGAGAGGaccaggaggagggtggggaggactgagggggaggcagaggggactgGGAATGGGGCAGAAAGGACcaggagacacagagaaggagCTGCTCAGAGGTGAGTGGAGAGAAGCCGGGCACCAGATCAGGCTGAGCTGGAGTCGGTTAGCCAGAGAGTATTTCACTAGCCTCCTGGGAACCTCTGTGGGAGGCTGAGACTCAGTGGCTGTCCGAGAACAGTGGTTTCCAAATTGTAGATCTTGACCTTCTGGTGGGTGATGGAATCAATTAAGGTCAGCATtttgaaagaagaagaagaatgaaaacaaagccAAACCAAACGAGTACCTCATACCTGGTCACAGCGTGTTCTGAAGGACTGAGACACACCATGTACCCGTTATCCATGGGCAGGGACAAAAGTGCCCAGGAACCCTAGTCTTTCCAGAAAGGGGTCTGTCCACGGGCACAAGAGGTccgggctgcagggtgtgtggggGGGGCGAGTGGGCGGCCTGGGGGCACTCACCCTCGCAGCGGCGCTTGTCGGGGGCCAGCTCGTAGCCCGGGTCGCAGCTGCACTTGTAGCTGCCCAGGGTGTTCAGGCACCGCTGCTCACAGCCCCCGCGGTTGGGCCGAGAGCACTCGTCCACCTCTGCGGTTGGAAGGAAGGGGTGTCAGGGACTCCCTGTCCAGGGCCTggttccttcctcctgccctctgcttGAGAGCCAAGTCCAGGGCTCCTCAGGCTCCTGGgaccaccccagccccactccagtGGGAGGAGGTTAGCTGCGAACCTCCCTTGTTCGCTCACCTCCAGGGCTGtgggcctccccccaacccccgtcCAGCCCTCCATGGCTGCCCAGAATGCTACTCGGTCCCCAAGGGATCCTGCTTATGACAGCCCCAAAGGGACAGACGGTGCCCTGAAGGAAGGGACAGGAAGACTCCACAGAGCCTTCCTTCTGACCATGCTGGCTAGGCTGGCAGCCACCACCAGCCTCTGGTGCCTCTCATGAGGTCCCCTGGCTGAGTAGGGGACTttcatctctcctcatgctttcATCTCTCCTTAATCCCTACGTGGAACCTGTGATGGAGGGGCTGTTACTGTCCCCATCTTACTGACGAGGAAATGAGGCTGGGGCAGAATACCCTGCCCAGGATCACACTGACAAAAGGTCCACACTGCCTTGCCTCCGCCCTGAGCTCCCATGGCacttcctgcctctctgcctcaCCAACACTTCTTCTGTACAAACTTAGACTTTAAGGAAACTCCAGAACTGTTACGTCAATTCATAGTTGAGCATCTACGGTGAGTCAGCTACTTGTACCTAAGTTTGGCATTTACTCAATGAGGTGTGGAGTTTTTCGGTGGGACCATAAATTCAAAGGCAAGGTGACAAGGTCGACGCATCCCTCAGAGGGTCTGTGTCAAGTGAGTGAATGAGGAAGCGATGAAGCCGTGGCTGCACTATTCATAATGGCCAAGGTGTCCACCAAAGGATGAGGCTAAAGCAAATGCAGGCTATGCACACAGTGGCATGCTATTCAgccttaagaaagaaggaaattccgCCATACGCAACAACGTGGATGTATCTTAAGAAAATTGTGTTAAGCAAAATAGGCCAATTATGGAAAGTCAAAttctgcatgattccacttacatgaagtatctaaaatagccaaattcataaaaatataGTGTGGAATGGTGggtaccaggggctgagggagggagagatggggagtTACTAATCACTGGGCATAAAGTTGCAGTCAGTCGAGGAGATCTGTACAACCTCGTGCCTGTGGTCGGCAATACTGGATGTACACCTCAGTGTGTTCCGAGGGTAGATCTCAGGCTAAGTGTTCCATCAccatcaaataaaatttaaaacataaaaagaaggaatgaaggaggTGGTTTGGCCAGGGCGAGGTGGGGGAGCGGGGAAAGAGGCACCTTTGAAAAAGTTGACAGCGAAGCCAGCTTTGTTAATGGACCCGTCAGAGACGAACTTGAGCCAGAGGCGGCTGGACGTGCTCTTGATGTCGTCTGGCTTCTCGTAGCCGCAGTAGCGCCCGATGAGGGTGCTGCTCTCGCTGTGCCCGTCGCGCACCTCCAGGTAGTCGTAGGCACAGCTGTCGTGGCGCTCAatctggggcgggggtggggggctccgTCAGCGGGAGGAGCTCTGGCAGCCCAGACCCAAGCCCTGGAGCCCGCAGAGAGATGGGCTGTCCCCGGGGGTCTCTGACCCACCTCAAAGGACTGGAAGGTGAGGCCCACATGGAAGCCCTCGGACACCTGGATCCGCCAGATGCAGACTTTGCTGGGCCGGTAGTCGTCTGGGTAATTGGGCGACTGGATGTGGCCATTGTCTTTCTTCACATCTCCCCCGCAGATGGCTTTGGGGACATGGGGTGAGGTGGGAAAAAGAGGACATCAGTCAGAATGCTGTGCCCTGATCAAGAGTCCCTTTCCTcagccctccccacttcccccacagCTGCCCAGTGCCCCTGGCCCCAGCCAATCCCGCTGGAATTTCTGCTTCCTCCCTCATGGGCCCTTCGGGTGACAGGAGGGAGTGGTCCTAGGGTGTCCAGAGACCCCACCTCTGAcgtcccccctccccctgcctcggTACCTTCATAGACGGCAAAGAAGCCCTTCCCGACCCAGTTGCTGCTGCTGCGGAATTCAACCCAGAGGCGGCTGTCGGTGGAGACGATGGGCTCGGGGAGTTTGCCCCCGCAGAAGCGGCCTGCACAGGCGGTGCAGACAGAGGGGCAGTGAGGCCCGAGCAagtccctctcccttcctgcatCAGAGCTgcacctccaggaagcccttcTTTGGGGGACTCGGGGGCTCTGACCCTGGTCTGCACTTGACATACATTCCCAAGGCCACTGACCCCCAGTCCAAGGTCCAGCTTGGCCTTGAAGCGCCAGAGACCAGTCTAGAAGGTTTCATGCACTTGAGAAAAAAGATACGACTGTTTCTGGGAGGAAACGTGACTCCTCGCAATAACCAGCTGTACCTGCACTTCATTTACTTCTTAAAAAGAACATCACCATCGTTACTTGTCTTTGCTGATTTGCTCTCCACGCAAGCAAGTAATAACTAAAAGCAAACACAGTGTTCTTTGTACattacaaaatgttttcatttgctcAAATGCAGGGGATACCACGGGACCCCAAATAAATCCCAGAATCCAGGGACAGGGTCAGAAAATGTCCCCTTTGAAACAAAACCCAACAAGAATCCACGTAAGTGGGTAAGGCTGGCCATCGGTAGAATTCTTTGTAGTAAAGAATTGACTGGGGATGATTTGTGTGTTCCTAATAAGATGCGTGTTTCCCAACTTTCAGCAACGGACGGAGGGTGCTGCCCTAGGAATGTAAGTTATGAAAAAGAAACTGCAATCTTGGAAACGCTGACACTTCTGCAGTAGGAAGTGTCGTAGACAGCAGCTTTGAGTGACTAATAGGAAAAATTCCAATATCAGAAACTGGCGGGAGAAAAGAGATGGTTAGCAAGGATCTGTAGCCTGCTTCAGGCTCAGACTATGGGACaaaagttctttgttttttttttttttttggtgggggggtaggtaattaggtttatttatttttttaatggagttacaggggactgaacccaggaccttgtgtatgctaggcacgaactctaccactgagctataccttaaCACCCCACCTCCCTTGACAAAAGTTCTAATGCTAATGAGTGGTCCTGGGCCACTTAGGATCATGTCTAGATTGGAGAAGAATTTAGCCCCTCAGGCCTGATGAACACCTCTCTTTGCTCTAACTCTATGTCCATTACAGCATCTTCTGTCTTGTGGTTCTGACCTCCCCCTCCATCTATCCCCCAACCAGACAAAGCATCCTGTGCAAACAAGTTTGGGCCACTGTGCCAGGTATGTAGCTCCCGGTCAGATcttgcagacagaaaacagagccCCTGAAACTGCCACGATGAGGAAGAGAGCCTGGAACCGTGGGGATGAGCCTGTTCAACTCCCTCTGTATACTCCCCAACCGGTACACTGAGAGCCCCCTTCCAAGGGAGGCCTGGAAGCCCGCACCGAGGACCCTGCAGTCCTGATCGGGAAaaggacttgcccaaagtcacacagtcagTGATGGAGCCGGCAGCACTGACTACACCGGGAAGCCTGGTGTTCGTGCCAGGGTGCCGCCCGTGGCCAAGTGCAGGATGAAGGGAGTGTGATGTGAGTAGTTCTAAGAAGGAATCAGCTGTTGGAGGAGGCACAGGTGGGCTAGCCGTTACCTCGGAGGGGCGCTTTCCTCCAGAAGCCGTCTCGGACCTCCACGTAGTCGTACCAGCACAGACGGCTGCGGTACAGGTCCATGGATGTGAAGTTCAGAATGATCTGGGGTAATGGGGGAGGAAGAAGGTTATGCTGTTGCCCATACCCCTCTGGCCTTGCCCACCAGCCCTATGACTGCTGCCTGCCTTGCAAGGTGGTTTGCCACGGATAATAAATAGTTAAGGGTTCCAAAAAGGAGCTCCTGGCCCAGATATGGcaccccccgccgccgccgccccagcCATCTGCCAGTTCTAGCCAGCATTCTTCCCAGATATCCTGAGCCAGGCCTCACTTAAAATGCACAGCCTCGATGAATGTTTGCGACCCCAGGGTCTCGTTTTACTGATCTCCTTGGTAAAGGGCCGTTGCTTAGGGTTAAACAAACCCAGCTCTCCCCATGGTCaacttaaataatataaattacagCATCTGTAGAGGAGAGAGGTCTCCTTGGTGATAGGAAGGgcccagggcagcatgtgggtCCTGGGGGGTCTGAATGGGAACGAAGGGTCCAGagaggaaaggcagagggaggcagggctgagtCACCCATCATcacatatttactgaatgctgATCCTGGGCAGGGTCGTGCTAACTGCTGAAGGGAGTACCAGGTCTGGATGCCTCCCGTGAATGATTTTAAGATATGTCCCTGTCAAGGGGCTTAGGAACTAGAAGAATAAGACGTAAGTATGAAAAGACTCCAATCACACAGGCCTAGGTTTGACTCTCACCTCTGCATTTCCTGCTGTGAGTCCCTGGGTAAATCATACAACCTCAGCTATCTGGTGCATAAAATGAGGAAAGAGCATGTCACCCTGACACTGCACTCCATACGTACAGGTAGTGCCCTAAGCACTTCCCGTGCATGAACTCATTTTAGCCCCCAAACCCATCAAACGCTCACCCAATCTGGGAGGAACGTTTGACACCTTGCGAAGTACCAGTC encodes the following:
- the BMP1 gene encoding bone morphogenetic protein 1 isoform X3 — translated: MPGVARPPLPLLLWLLLLLARPGRPLDLADYTYDLGEEDDAEPLNYKDPCKAAAFLGDIALDEEDLRAFQVRQAADLRQCATPRSSIKAAGNSSILSCQSTSGQLQRKSHGRRRGRSRSRRAATSRPERVWPDGVIPFVIGGNFTGSQRAVFRQAMRHWEKHTCVTFLERTDEDSYIVFTYRPCGCCSYVGRRGGGPQAISIGKNCDKFGIVVHELGHVIGFWHEHTRPDRDRHVSIVRENIQPGQEYNFLKMEVQEVESLGETYDFDSIMHYARNTFSRGIFLDTIVPKYEVNGVKPPIGQRTRLSKGDIAQARKLYKCPACGETLQDSTGNFSSPEYPNGYSAHMHCVWRISVTPGEKIILNFTSMDLYRSRLCWYDYVEVRDGFWRKAPLRGRFCGGKLPEPIVSTDSRLWVEFRSSSNWVGKGFFAVYEAICGGDVKKDNGHIQSPNYPDDYRPSKVCIWRIQVSEGFHVGLTFQSFEIERHDSCAYDYLEVRDGHSESSTLIGRYCGYEKPDDIKSTSSRLWLKFVSDGSINKAGFAVNFFKEVDECSRPNRGGCEQRCLNTLGSYKCSCDPGYELAPDKRRCEAACGGFLTKLNGSITSPGWPKEYPPNKNCIWQLVAPTQYRISLQFDFFETEGNDVCKYDFVEVRSGLTADSKLHGKFCGSEKPEVITSQYNNMRVEFKSDNTVSKKGFKAHFFSEKRPALQPPRRRPQQLKFRVQKRNRTPQ